A single genomic interval of Dromiciops gliroides isolate mDroGli1 chromosome 1, mDroGli1.pri, whole genome shotgun sequence harbors:
- the DNAJA1 gene encoding LOW QUALITY PROTEIN: dnaJ homolog subfamily A member 1 (The sequence of the model RefSeq protein was modified relative to this genomic sequence to represent the inferred CDS: inserted 3 bases in 2 codons; deleted 1 base in 1 codon; substituted 9 bases at 9 genomic stop codons): protein MGKKTYSDVFWSKTQCLLGRTKKAYRKLSLKCHLDKNPYKGEKFKQEFSAYEVLSDAKKXDLYDKGGEQXINEGGSGSGFGSPMKLFDMLFGGCGRSTERXNVVHRFPVTLEDLYNGAKKKLTLQKNFICNKCEGWSGKKGDIECCPKCRGARMQIRIYQRRPRMVQQIHSICMEHQGHGKQISPKDRFKCCSRRKLFKXEKILELHNDKGMKDGQKITFYNEGDQXPRREPGDINIALDXKDQAIFTXXCEDLFVCTNIQVAEALCSFQKPTXTLDNRTTVTPHSGQIVKHGNIRCVLNEGILIYCXPFEKGILTTEFKVNFPENGFLSSDNLSLLENLLLKRKEMXETEEMDRVELVNFDSSQEDDITAGTNGGVYKVDEYVVVFSVKPLNVMLAFECNSE from the exons atggggaagaaaacttATTCTGATGTTTTTTGGAGTAAAACCCAATGCCTTCTAGGAAGAACTAAAAAGGCATATAGGAAGCTATCCTTGAAATGCCACCTAGATAAGAATCCATACAAAGGAGAAAAGTTCAAACAGGAATTTTCAGCTTATGAAGTGCTTTCTGATGCAAAGAAATGAGATTTATATGACAAAGGTGGAGAAC ACATCAATGAAGGTGGTTCTGGTAGTGGCTTTGGTTCTCCAATGAAACTATTTGATATG CTTTTTGGAGGATGTGGAAGAAGCACAGAGAGGTAAAATGTTGTTCATCGGTTTCCAGTGACCTTAGAAGATTTATATAATGGTGCAAAAAAGAAACTGACTTTGCAAAAGAATTTCATTTGCAACAAATGTGAAGGATGGAGTGGTAAGAAAGGAGATATAGAATGCTGTCCCAAATGCAGAGGTGCTAGAATGCAAATAAGAATTTATCAGAGAAGACCTAGAATGGTTCAGCAAATTCATTCAATTTGCATGGAACACCAAGGGCATGGGAAACAAATCAGTCCTAAAGATAGATTTAAATGCTGCAGTAGAAGGAAATTGTTCAA AGAAAAGATTCTGGAGCTCCATAATGACAAGGGCATGAAAGATGGTCAGAAGATAACATTCTATAATGAAGGTGACCAGTAGCCAAGACGTGAGCCAGGAGATATTAACATTGCTTTGGATTAGAAGGACCAAGCTATATTTACATGATGATGTGAGGACCTTTTCGTGTGTACGAATATCCAAGTGGCTGAAGCACTATGTAGCTTTCAGAAACCAACATAAACTCTTGACAATAGAACTACAGTCACACCTCACTCTGGTCAGATTGTCAAACATGGAAATATCAGATGTGTGCTGAATGAAGGCATCCTGATCTATTGCTGACCTTTTGAAAAAGGGATTCTAACAACTGAATTTAAAGTAAACTTTCCAGAGAATGGCTTTCTTTCATCAGATAACCTATCTTTGTTGGAAAATTTATtgcttaaaagaaaggaaatgtagGAGACTGAAGAAATGGATCGAGTAGAACTGGTGAACTTTGATTCATCTCAAGAAGATGACATCACAGCAGGGACTAATGGTGGCGTTTATAAGGTTGATGAATATGTAGTGGTGTTCAGTGTCAAACCACTTAATGTAATGCTGGCTTTTGAATGCAATAGTGAATGA